The proteins below are encoded in one region of Peptoniphilus sp. GNH:
- the gap gene encoding type I glyceraldehyde-3-phosphate dehydrogenase has translation MKKVAIMGFGRIGRDILREHLLKRDDKFEITHVVDISAKGKIDFFANLFKYDSIYGKYQGQVSSDAEHLIVDGKKIKFLSEGDPLKINWAKEGVDLVIDSTGVFRTREKAQLHLDAGAKKVIITAPGKNSDATIVMGVNDKDYDPKKHNIISNASCTTNCLAPIVKVLNDNFKIKRGFMTTVHAYTNDQNIHDSYHSSDYRRARAGAVNIVPTSTGAAEAVALVVPEVKGKLTGYALRVPVITGSIVDLSVELEKNVSVEEVNAAVRKAAEGEMKGVLEYCEDPIVSSDIIKNDHSSIFDAKLTKEIDGLIKVVSWYDNEWGYSRRVVDLTNLVVSKM, from the coding sequence ATGAAAAAAGTTGCCATTATGGGCTTTGGAAGAATAGGAAGAGATATATTAAGAGAACATCTCTTAAAAAGAGATGATAAGTTTGAAATAACTCATGTAGTTGATATTTCAGCCAAGGGAAAGATTGACTTTTTTGCCAATCTATTCAAGTATGATTCAATCTATGGAAAATACCAAGGTCAAGTTAGCTCGGATGCAGAACATTTGATAGTTGATGGTAAAAAGATTAAATTCTTATCTGAAGGTGACCCCTTAAAGATTAATTGGGCAAAAGAGGGGGTTGATCTTGTAATAGATTCAACAGGTGTTTTTAGAACAAGAGAAAAGGCCCAACTGCATTTGGATGCTGGAGCCAAAAAAGTAATCATAACAGCTCCAGGGAAAAATTCTGATGCCACAATAGTTATGGGAGTAAATGACAAGGATTATGACCCTAAGAAGCACAACATAATTTCAAATGCATCTTGCACGACAAATTGCCTTGCACCCATAGTAAAGGTCTTGAATGATAACTTCAAAATAAAAAGAGGTTTCATGACAACTGTCCACGCCTATACAAACGATCAAAACATTCACGACTCCTACCATTCTAGCGATTATAGAAGGGCAAGAGCGGGAGCTGTAAATATTGTGCCCACATCGACAGGAGCAGCCGAAGCGGTTGCCTTGGTTGTGCCTGAAGTGAAGGGAAAATTGACAGGATATGCCTTGAGAGTGCCAGTTATAACGGGTTCTATTGTGGACTTGTCAGTCGAACTCGAAAAAAATGTGAGCGTTGAAGAAGTAAATGCCGCTGTGAGAAAGGCTGCAGAAGGAGAGATGAAGGGTGTCTTGGAATATTGCGAAGATCCGATAGTTTCTTCCGATATAATAAAAAATGACCACTCAAGCATCTTTGATGCAAAACTTACTAAGGAAATTGATGGACTAATCAAAGTCGTATCATGGTATGACAACGAGTGGGGATACTCTAGAAGAGTAGTAGACCTTACAAATTTGGTTGTAAGCAAGATGTAG
- a CDS encoding ABC transporter permease: MRNPINKRIFRLLLKKPASYFPIFIVSLIFVTFTSSFFLAQNSVEPLYYKGLEEGKVEDGNFIMDRKLTSDEIKDLQEENVKIYPSFYKEISYSYKGKDNQEAILRVYQNRKQINLTYFNEGREPRMPGEIAISANAGLVNKLAIGDFLDISNKKFKLVGFFASPDYSTVLKNQSDMVMDTKHFSLALMTKEDFDSFEKIKTTYQYSYHSESKLKEDDSMDKLENIMTRASKYGLVLGGVDFYNNRCIQYFIDDMGGDVPMMTIVMVIVFIALGFMTTIQSKSLVEDESAVIGSLLASGYTSKSLIFHYTLVPVCLVSLAAVVGNIISYLIGYKIYANLYYESYNIIKFVPIFSLKSFFVTSLVPVLIVSILNLLVLSRYFRLSPLRFLRKDLKKKSKNTRFKLKNTAFKKAFKIRVFLDNWVNIAALLFGVFVANLLIVYGISMKPIIKNYVEQMKTEMKYKNISVLKAPMDVLPEEMKGKIIDLKFKLPDEKIDDNKKLEIYGLDKGSRYNEKGLDDLKDKEVIISNAFAKKYKLSLGDHFFIKKPHSDTYKEVEVKEIFDDIYSMKAFMPLANLNKILEKAPDDFNVYFSDKTLDLPENLLLTEINQKKTGDYLNNFINNFDGVFKSILVVAFVFYIVLVFTVSKLILEKSRLNISYLKIFGYKDDEITKIYMRGIIFALLLFEIISLPIFDKLMVYMLILALSKIDFYIVAEIPKIAYIYMILAGVLIFIIVQFLQRRKISRLNMVEELKNING, encoded by the coding sequence ATGAGAAATCCCATTAATAAAAGAATCTTTAGATTGTTACTAAAAAAGCCTGCCTCATATTTTCCTATTTTTATAGTATCTCTTATATTTGTGACCTTCACCTCGTCTTTTTTTCTAGCACAAAACTCAGTCGAACCTCTTTACTACAAAGGCTTGGAAGAGGGCAAGGTGGAAGATGGCAATTTCATCATGGATAGGAAATTGACCTCAGATGAGATAAAAGATTTGCAAGAAGAAAATGTAAAGATTTATCCGAGCTTTTATAAGGAGATTTCGTACTCTTATAAGGGAAAGGACAATCAAGAGGCGATTTTAAGAGTTTATCAAAATAGAAAACAAATAAATCTTACATATTTTAACGAGGGCAGAGAACCGAGGATGCCAGGTGAAATAGCCATTTCTGCTAATGCTGGTCTAGTAAATAAGCTAGCCATAGGAGATTTTTTGGACATTTCTAACAAAAAATTTAAGTTGGTAGGGTTTTTTGCAAGCCCTGATTATTCAACTGTTTTAAAAAATCAATCTGACATGGTTATGGATACCAAACATTTTTCCTTGGCCTTGATGACTAAAGAAGACTTTGACAGTTTTGAAAAAATAAAAACTACTTACCAATACTCCTACCACAGCGAGAGCAAATTAAAAGAAGACGACTCGATGGATAAGCTGGAAAATATTATGACAAGAGCTAGCAAGTATGGCCTTGTATTAGGTGGAGTAGATTTTTACAACAATCGCTGCATCCAATACTTTATTGACGATATGGGCGGAGATGTCCCCATGATGACAATTGTAATGGTCATTGTCTTTATAGCCTTGGGATTTATGACAACTATCCAATCTAAAAGTTTGGTAGAAGATGAGTCAGCTGTCATAGGATCTTTATTGGCATCTGGATATACAAGTAAGAGCTTGATTTTTCATTATACACTTGTGCCGGTGTGTCTTGTAAGTTTGGCTGCTGTTGTGGGTAATATAATTTCTTATTTAATTGGTTACAAAATCTATGCCAATCTCTACTATGAAAGCTATAACATAATAAAATTTGTGCCAATATTTTCTTTAAAATCCTTTTTCGTCACAAGTCTTGTGCCAGTTTTGATTGTATCTATTTTGAATCTTTTGGTTTTGAGCAGGTATTTTAGGCTGTCTCCACTCAGGTTTTTGAGAAAAGATTTGAAGAAGAAGAGCAAGAACACCAGGTTCAAATTAAAAAACACAGCTTTTAAAAAAGCCTTTAAAATAAGAGTATTTTTAGACAATTGGGTCAACATTGCCGCACTTTTATTTGGAGTTTTTGTCGCCAACCTACTAATAGTATATGGAATAAGCATGAAGCCCATCATAAAAAATTATGTAGAGCAGATGAAAACGGAGATGAAATATAAAAATATCAGCGTCTTAAAGGCGCCGATGGATGTTTTGCCTGAAGAAATGAAGGGCAAGATAATCGATTTAAAATTCAAATTGCCGGATGAAAAAATTGATGACAATAAAAAACTTGAAATATATGGTCTAGATAAGGGATCACGCTATAATGAGAAAGGTTTGGATGATTTAAAGGATAAGGAAGTTATAATTTCAAATGCCTTTGCAAAAAAATATAAATTATCTCTAGGAGACCACTTCTTTATCAAAAAACCCCATAGTGATACCTATAAAGAAGTAGAGGTAAAAGAGATATTTGATGATATCTATTCTATGAAGGCCTTCATGCCCCTCGCAAACTTGAACAAAATTCTAGAAAAGGCACCAGATGATTTTAATGTTTATTTTAGCGACAAAACTCTAGATTTACCAGAAAATTTACTCCTTACTGAAATCAATCAGAAAAAAACTGGAGACTATCTAAACAACTTCATAAATAATTTTGATGGAGTCTTTAAATCAATACTGGTGGTGGCTTTTGTATTTTATATAGTCTTGGTATTTACAGTAAGCAAACTCATCTTAGAAAAATCCAGACTGAATATATCTTATCTAAAAATTTTCGGCTACAAGGACGATGAGATTACTAAAATTTATATGAGAGGCATAATTTTTGCCTTGCTCTTGTTTGAAATAATAAGTCTACCCATCTTTGACAAACTCATGGTTTATATGTTGATTTTGGCATTGTCAAAAATAGATTTTTATATAGTGGCAGAGATTCCAAAAATAGCTTATATTTACATGATATTGGCAGGAGTTTTGATTTTTATCATAGTCCAATTTTTGCAAAGAAGAAAAATTTCTAGATTGAACATGGTTGAAGAACTAAAAAATATAAATGGATGA
- a CDS encoding ABC transporter ATP-binding protein encodes MIEVKNLHKSYGQGQNKIEVLKGIDLSVKKGKLVSLLGPSGSGKSTLLNILGGIESIDEGEVIVFENNLAKMKKKDLELYRRKHVGFVFQFYNLIGNLTVRENILTGAYLSDNPLDIDLVSESLHIKDQLFKFPNQISGGQAQRTSIARAMIKRPDLLICDEPTGALDFENAKSVLDLIEFLNNEYDTTIILATHNTQIAKMCDLIVNLRDGRIKSVEENANKVAAKEVVW; translated from the coding sequence TTGATTGAGGTTAAAAATTTACATAAGTCTTATGGACAGGGACAAAATAAAATTGAAGTTTTAAAAGGAATAGATTTGAGTGTAAAAAAAGGAAAATTAGTCTCTTTGCTCGGACCATCAGGCTCTGGAAAATCGACTCTTCTTAATATTTTAGGGGGTATAGAGTCGATTGACGAAGGAGAAGTTATAGTTTTTGAAAACAACTTAGCTAAAATGAAGAAGAAAGACTTGGAATTATACAGGAGAAAGCATGTCGGATTTGTCTTTCAATTTTACAACCTAATAGGAAATTTGACCGTTAGAGAAAATATTTTGACTGGGGCATATTTATCTGACAATCCTTTAGATATTGATTTGGTAAGCGAGAGTTTACATATAAAAGATCAACTCTTCAAATTTCCCAATCAAATATCGGGGGGACAAGCTCAGAGGACATCCATAGCTAGGGCTATGATAAAAAGGCCAGATCTTTTGATTTGCGATGAGCCGACTGGAGCCTTGGACTTTGAAAATGCAAAGAGTGTTTTAGATTTGATTGAATTTTTAAACAATGAATATGACACTACTATCATCCTTGCGACTCACAACACTCAGATTGCAAAGATGTGCGATTTGATTGTAAATTTGAGAGATGGCAGGATTAAAAGTGTAGAGGAAAATGCAAATAAAGTGGCTGCGAAGGAAGTGGTATGGTGA
- the tuf gene encoding elongation factor Tu produces MAKGKFERTKPHVNIGTIGHVDHGKTTLTAAITLVMNKRYGSGEFVDYAHIDKAPEERERGITISTSHVEYETPNRHYAHVDCPGHADYVKNMITGAAQMDGAILVVSAADGPMPQTREHILLARQVGVPKIVVFLNKQDQVDDPELIELVEMEVRDLLSEYDFDGENTPIVVGSALKALDDPEGEWGDKIVKLMEEVDSYIDEPVRDIDHPFLMPVEDIFSITGRGTVATGRVERGTVKVGDTVEIVGLTEEKRNVVVTGVEMFKKMLDQAQAGDNIGALLRGVQRNEIERGQVLAKPGTIHPHHKFQAEVYVLTKEEGGRHTPFFNGYRPQFYFRTTDVTGDIQLAEGTEMVMPGDNATFTVTLITPIAMDEGLRFAIREGGRTVASGVVTKLLD; encoded by the coding sequence ATGGCAAAAGGAAAATTTGAAAGAACAAAACCCCACGTAAATATAGGCACAATAGGCCACGTAGACCACGGTAAAACAACCCTAACAGCAGCCATAACCCTAGTAATGAACAAGAGATACGGCAGCGGAGAATTCGTAGACTACGCCCACATAGACAAGGCACCAGAAGAAAGAGAAAGAGGAATCACAATCTCAACATCACACGTAGAATACGAAACACCAAATAGACACTACGCTCACGTAGACTGCCCAGGCCATGCCGACTATGTAAAGAACATGATCACAGGAGCAGCCCAAATGGACGGAGCCATCCTAGTAGTATCAGCAGCAGACGGCCCAATGCCACAAACAAGAGAACACATCCTACTAGCAAGACAAGTAGGCGTACCAAAAATAGTAGTATTCCTAAACAAACAAGACCAAGTAGACGACCCAGAACTAATCGAACTAGTAGAAATGGAAGTAAGAGACCTACTATCAGAATACGACTTCGACGGAGAAAACACTCCAATAGTAGTAGGCTCAGCCCTAAAAGCCCTAGACGATCCAGAAGGAGAATGGGGAGACAAAATAGTAAAACTAATGGAAGAAGTAGACTCCTACATTGATGAACCAGTAAGAGACATCGACCACCCATTCCTAATGCCAGTAGAAGACATCTTCTCAATCACAGGAAGAGGAACAGTAGCAACAGGAAGAGTAGAAAGAGGAACAGTAAAAGTCGGCGACACAGTAGAAATCGTAGGCCTAACAGAAGAAAAGAGAAACGTAGTAGTAACAGGCGTAGAAATGTTCAAGAAAATGCTAGACCAAGCTCAAGCAGGAGACAACATAGGAGCCCTACTAAGAGGCGTACAAAGAAACGAAATCGAAAGAGGACAAGTACTAGCAAAACCAGGAACAATCCACCCACACCACAAATTCCAAGCAGAAGTATACGTACTAACCAAAGAAGAAGGCGGAAGACACACACCATTCTTCAACGGATATAGACCACAATTCTACTTCAGAACAACAGACGTAACAGGCGATATCCAACTAGCAGAAGGCACAGAAATGGTAATGCCAGGAGACAACGCAACCTTCACAGTAACCCTAATCACACCAATAGCAATGGACGAAGGATTGAGATTCGCCATAAGAGAAGGTGGAAGGACAGTAGCATCAGGCGTAGTAACAAAGCTACTAGACTAA
- a CDS encoding copper amine oxidase N-terminal domain-containing protein: MKKKLSVVLLMLSFLLILGGCSPVSSNYIKEVEKVMAWQGVEAKTEGKVKIEYDGEKMEVPIKVQALSKGQDKAYIKMDMDLGSVGKFASKSEDKLPLDLPKTIAMEMYVIDGQVYIGKEYFNTLAKSFKSKSEIKEDFVKLPIDYKLSGPQQEAAMQYVQSTQYQKDFLNVLKVALKDFKPTNEIKMSDGKYVYEADGEAILKDFTAAIATTVKNWNETSKALKPILKGMDIKVSDKELEDAVKGFDLEKMTQSFGDAKELIKPLKIKAEIEFKENEYEQKLEVKYKNEKFGLELEMESESKKSNKDIKAPTSVKALTEEELKSIFKTSNFFVSVNDKMLDFDVEPIIENGRTLVPFRTLFESLGAEVNWDQENKIASCKKDDKEIKIFIGQNKAEVNGKAIELDSLPKIKDGRTLVPLRFVSENLGYEVEFEKAGDAKFISIMDKEYAKKHKEEMAKLETQLKDSQKQTEKKN, translated from the coding sequence ATGAAAAAGAAATTAAGCGTAGTTTTGCTAATGCTATCATTTCTTCTAATCTTGGGAGGATGTAGTCCAGTAAGTTCAAACTACATAAAAGAAGTCGAAAAAGTAATGGCTTGGCAAGGCGTTGAAGCAAAGACTGAAGGTAAAGTTAAAATTGAATATGACGGCGAAAAGATGGAAGTTCCAATCAAGGTTCAAGCTCTTTCTAAAGGACAAGACAAGGCTTATATTAAGATGGATATGGACCTTGGTTCCGTAGGAAAATTTGCATCTAAATCTGAAGATAAACTTCCTCTTGATCTACCAAAGACCATAGCAATGGAAATGTATGTGATTGATGGTCAAGTCTATATCGGAAAAGAATATTTCAACACTCTTGCAAAATCGTTTAAGAGCAAGAGCGAAATAAAAGAAGACTTTGTAAAATTGCCAATTGATTACAAATTATCAGGACCACAACAAGAAGCGGCTATGCAATATGTGCAAAGCACCCAATATCAAAAAGATTTTCTAAATGTACTAAAGGTTGCACTAAAGGACTTTAAACCGACAAATGAAATTAAAATGTCCGATGGAAAATATGTTTATGAAGCTGATGGCGAAGCTATTTTGAAAGATTTTACAGCTGCCATAGCTACAACAGTTAAAAATTGGAATGAAACATCAAAAGCCCTTAAACCAATCCTAAAGGGCATGGATATAAAAGTTTCAGATAAGGAACTTGAAGATGCAGTTAAGGGATTTGACCTTGAAAAAATGACTCAATCCTTTGGCGATGCAAAAGAACTTATAAAGCCCCTAAAAATAAAGGCAGAAATTGAGTTTAAGGAAAATGAATATGAACAAAAACTAGAAGTTAAATACAAAAACGAAAAATTTGGCTTAGAACTTGAAATGGAATCGGAAAGCAAGAAGTCAAACAAAGATATCAAAGCGCCTACAAGTGTAAAGGCTCTTACGGAAGAAGAACTTAAGAGTATCTTCAAGACCAGCAATTTCTTTGTAAGTGTAAATGACAAAATGCTTGATTTTGATGTCGAACCAATAATAGAAAATGGAAGAACTCTTGTTCCTTTCAGGACACTTTTTGAATCCTTGGGAGCAGAAGTAAACTGGGATCAAGAAAACAAGATCGCTAGCTGCAAGAAAGACGATAAGGAAATAAAAATCTTTATAGGACAAAATAAGGCAGAAGTAAATGGAAAAGCTATTGAACTTGACTCTCTTCCAAAAATTAAAGACGGAAGAACCCTAGTGCCACTTCGTTTTGTATCTGAAAACCTTGGATACGAAGTAGAATTTGAAAAAGCAGGAGATGCTAAATTCATATCTATAATGGACAAGGAATACGCAAAGAAGCACAAGGAAGAAATGGCAAAGCTTGAAACACAATTAAAGGATTCTCAAAAACAAACTGAAAAGAAAAACTAA
- a CDS encoding S-layer homology domain-containing protein, protein MKKFLSFIFLFLITVTYASEGYQCNFLDLENHWSSPYANYCFEKGYIKGTGPATFSPDLSVTRAMLITALGRYVDADISSYKTSTFPDSNINTYYGPYIEWAKSHSIIKGYPDGTIKPNQTVSRAEMATIVSNFLEFSTHQEVNSSCENFSDDAKIPAWAKDCVYKVSSLGIITGFNNDHGLAGRFFDPSGQALRSYLVAIIYRMDTLLD, encoded by the coding sequence TTGAAGAAATTTTTGTCTTTTATTTTTCTTTTTCTAATCACTGTTACATATGCCAGCGAAGGATATCAATGTAATTTTTTAGATCTTGAAAATCATTGGTCAAGTCCCTATGCAAACTATTGCTTTGAAAAGGGATATATAAAAGGAACAGGCCCTGCTACATTTTCACCAGATTTATCTGTGACAAGAGCAATGCTTATAACAGCCCTTGGTCGATATGTAGATGCCGACATATCCTCTTATAAGACTTCGACTTTTCCCGACTCAAATATAAATACCTATTATGGACCCTACATAGAGTGGGCCAAAAGTCATTCTATAATAAAGGGCTATCCCGATGGCACCATAAAGCCAAACCAAACAGTAAGTAGAGCTGAAATGGCAACTATCGTATCAAATTTTCTAGAGTTTTCTACTCATCAAGAGGTAAATAGCTCTTGTGAAAATTTTTCAGATGATGCGAAGATTCCAGCTTGGGCAAAAGACTGCGTATATAAAGTCTCTTCACTCGGAATAATCACAGGCTTTAATAATGACCATGGACTTGCAGGAAGATTTTTTGACCCCAGCGGTCAAGCACTTAGATCCTATCTTGTAGCAATTATTTACAGAATGGACACCCTACTTGATTAG
- a CDS encoding PTS ascorbate transporter subunit IIC, with protein sequence MAERKQIPLRISKDLCDKIAAWAEDDFRSLNGQIEYLLTECVRQRKKDGKYVSEELDKPLDIDIK encoded by the coding sequence ATGGCTGAAAGAAAACAAATCCCCTTGCGCATTTCGAAAGATTTATGTGACAAAATAGCAGCCTGGGCAGAGGATGATTTTAGATCTCTTAATGGTCAAATTGAATACTTGCTTACGGAATGTGTTAGACAGAGGAAAAAAGATGGAAAATATGTTTCTGAAGAATTGGATAAGCCTTTAGATATAGATATAAAATAA
- a CDS encoding SPFH domain-containing protein, which translates to MEDSKKIEEKVLRGAKMGGLVLIIYVILLGLSVFSFIRYINGPAEKSMLDNILFGLAIVFVALGWILLLGLKVLRPQEAYVITVFGKYMGTLKEEGFYFLNPFARAFNPAADTKLGQSGDVRDSKVSIKLGRDESVQATNISDKRISLKVMTLNNSKQKINDVLGNPVEIGIAVMWRVKDTAKAVFNVDNFKEYLSLQTDTALRNIVRQYPYDLNSNFQIDTTGDGEPDDGSLRGSSEVVAKRIRDEIQNRVEFAGLEIVEARITHLSYAPEIAAAMLQRQQASALIDARSMIVDGAVGMVEMALEKLAENKVVDLDEERKAAMVSNLMVVLCGNSEVSPVINSGSLY; encoded by the coding sequence ATGGAAGATAGTAAAAAAATTGAAGAAAAAGTTTTGCGTGGCGCAAAGATGGGAGGACTTGTCCTAATTATATATGTGATTTTGTTGGGTCTGTCTGTATTTTCTTTTATAAGATATATTAATGGACCGGCTGAAAAATCTATGCTAGATAATATATTATTTGGACTGGCGATTGTATTTGTTGCCTTAGGTTGGATTTTGCTTTTGGGATTGAAAGTTCTAAGACCTCAAGAGGCATATGTCATCACAGTTTTTGGAAAGTATATGGGCACCTTGAAGGAAGAGGGATTTTATTTTTTAAATCCTTTTGCCAGGGCCTTTAATCCTGCTGCTGATACTAAATTGGGTCAAAGCGGCGATGTGAGAGATTCTAAAGTTTCGATTAAGCTTGGCAGAGATGAATCTGTGCAGGCAACCAATATATCTGATAAGAGAATATCTCTTAAAGTGATGACACTTAATAATAGCAAGCAAAAAATAAATGATGTTCTTGGAAATCCTGTAGAAATTGGTATTGCTGTGATGTGGAGAGTAAAGGACACGGCCAAAGCGGTCTTTAATGTTGATAACTTCAAAGAATATCTCTCCTTGCAAACTGACACAGCTCTTAGAAATATTGTGCGCCAATATCCCTACGATTTAAATTCAAATTTTCAGATTGATACAACGGGAGATGGCGAACCTGATGACGGGTCTTTGAGAGGGTCTAGTGAAGTCGTAGCTAAAAGAATAAGAGATGAAATCCAAAATAGGGTTGAGTTTGCTGGACTTGAAATTGTGGAAGCTAGAATTACTCATCTGTCCTATGCACCAGAAATTGCAGCAGCCATGCTCCAAAGACAACAAGCATCTGCCCTTATAGATGCAAGGTCTATGATTGTGGATGGTGCTGTTGGAATGGTTGAGATGGCACTTGAAAAGCTAGCTGAAAACAAGGTTGTAGATTTGGATGAAGAAAGAAAGGCTGCAATGGTTTCCAATCTCATGGTTGTACTTTGCGGTAACAGCGAGGTCAGCCCGGTAATAAATTCTGGAAGCTTGTACTAA
- a CDS encoding cation:proton antiporter: protein MIASLGMILFLGFVSGGIFKNFKLPSIVGMILLGILIGPYELNLIDSNILSMSADIRKMALIVILLKAGLSLDIDDLKKAGKPALLLSFIPASFEIVGFFIFAPIILGIRRVDALVMGSVMAAVSPAVVVPRMISLIEKGYGKKKAIPQMIMAGASCDDIFVIVLFTSFLSMAKGEKFKVFDLINIPLSIISGVVVGLLAGYIVVYFLKKLSNIEKLQNAGKILIIISTSFLLMGLEKVLETSMPMSGLLGVVSMALIIKIKSHETISKNLAKNLGVIWTYAEIFLFVLVGAAINISYAFEAGFAALVIIAVGLIFRSVGLLLAISSEKFTIKQRIFCLISYLPKATVQAAIGSVPLASGLRCGQIVLTIAVVGILVTAPIGALGIDLSYKKLLDEK, encoded by the coding sequence ATGATTGCATCGCTTGGAATGATTTTATTTTTGGGCTTTGTATCAGGGGGAATTTTCAAAAATTTTAAACTGCCTTCCATAGTTGGGATGATTTTATTAGGTATTCTTATAGGACCTTATGAACTTAATTTAATTGATTCTAATATTTTATCTATGTCTGCAGATATACGAAAGATGGCATTGATAGTTATTTTGTTGAAGGCGGGACTTTCGCTTGATATTGATGATTTAAAAAAGGCGGGAAAGCCAGCCTTGCTCTTGTCTTTTATACCTGCATCTTTTGAAATTGTTGGGTTTTTCATTTTTGCACCAATAATACTTGGGATAAGAAGAGTTGATGCCCTTGTTATGGGTTCTGTTATGGCAGCTGTTTCTCCAGCTGTGGTGGTTCCTAGAATGATAAGCTTGATTGAAAAGGGGTATGGTAAAAAGAAAGCTATACCTCAGATGATTATGGCTGGTGCATCTTGTGATGATATTTTTGTAATAGTACTTTTCACATCGTTTTTGAGCATGGCAAAGGGGGAAAAGTTTAAAGTTTTTGACTTAATAAATATCCCTCTTTCTATAATTTCTGGTGTAGTAGTTGGTTTATTAGCTGGATATATTGTGGTTTATTTTTTAAAAAAGCTAAGCAATATAGAGAAATTACAAAATGCAGGAAAAATTTTAATAATTATATCAACATCATTTTTGCTTATGGGGTTAGAAAAAGTTTTAGAAACTAGTATGCCCATGTCTGGCCTTTTGGGAGTGGTTAGCATGGCTCTTATCATAAAAATTAAATCGCATGAAACAATAAGTAAAAATTTGGCGAAAAACTTAGGCGTAATATGGACATACGCAGAAATATTTTTGTTTGTTCTTGTCGGAGCTGCAATAAATATAAGCTATGCTTTTGAGGCTGGATTTGCGGCACTTGTAATCATAGCGGTTGGCCTTATTTTTAGATCTGTTGGACTTTTATTGGCTATAAGCTCAGAAAAGTTTACAATAAAACAGAGAATTTTTTGCCTTATATCTTATTTACCCAAAGCTACTGTTCAGGCGGCGATTGGCTCTGTACCTTTAGCTTCTGGGTTGAGGTGTGGGCAAATAGTGCTGACCATAGCTGTTGTTGGAATTTTGGTAACTGCTCCAATAGGAGCTTTGGGTATAGATTTATCATATAAAAAACTTTTAGATGAGAAATAA
- a CDS encoding 3-hydroxybutyryl-CoA dehydrogenase — protein sequence MKIAVIGSGTMGAGIAQVLAPLHKVVVRDIAPEQLEKAKALMEKNFSRNVEKGRMTEEAKKAALANVSYSAKMEDIKDCDLVIEAATENPTIKKAIFKELCENVKKECILASNTSSLSITDIAAATCRPDKVIGMHFFNPVPMMKLIEVIKGQLTSEETKNKIVELSKEIGKTPVEVEEAPGFVVNRILIPMINEAIGILAEGIASASDIDEAMKLGANHPMGPLALGDLIGLDVVLAIMDVLYTEFGDSKYRAHPLLRKMVRAGLLGRKTKRGFFDYNK from the coding sequence ATAGCACCAGAACAACTTGAAAAAGCAAAAGCTCTAATGGAAAAGAACTTTTCAAGAAATGTTGAAAAGGGAAGAATGACAGAAGAAGCTAAAAAAGCAGCTCTTGCAAATGTAAGCTACTCAGCAAAGATGGAAGATATAAAGGATTGCGACCTTGTAATCGAAGCAGCAACAGAAAACCCAACAATTAAAAAAGCCATCTTCAAGGAATTGTGCGAAAATGTAAAGAAAGAATGCATACTTGCATCAAATACTTCATCTCTTTCAATAACAGATATCGCAGCAGCAACTTGCAGACCGGACAAAGTTATAGGAATGCACTTCTTCAATCCTGTTCCAATGATGAAACTTATAGAAGTAATCAAGGGACAATTGACATCTGAAGAAACTAAAAACAAGATTGTTGAACTTTCTAAAGAAATAGGAAAGACTCCAGTTGAAGTAGAAGAGGCACCAGGATTTGTAGTAAATAGAATTCTTATTCCAATGATAAACGAAGCTATCGGAATATTGGCAGAAGGTATTGCATCAGCATCAGATATAGATGAAGCTATGAAATTGGGCGCAAACCACCCAATGGGACCTCTAGCTCTAGGAGATCTTATAGGACTTGATGTAGTTTTGGCTATAATGGATGTACTTTATACTGAATTTGGTGATTCTAAATACAGAGCTCATCCACTACTAAGAAAGATGGTAAGAGCAGGTCTACTTGGAAGAAAGACCAAGAGAGGCTTCTTTGACTACAATAAATAA